The genomic DNA GATGGGTATTATCGGGAgacagactgcctccggcggctggggctccgccccagaccctggttgctcctgcttcgcaggagtttttttcGTCGCTCGCATGGTTGAAGTGGACGAAGCGGGCTAGTGTCGCTACCAACGTGTTAGGATACCTTAGCTGCCGGAGAACAGCGCTAATCGGATCGAAACCGGTCTGGAGACAACGCTCTGGCCCGCTAGCACGACGATCGAGCTCAGTTTCCCCTGATGCAGACCGTTGCTGTCAAAGATCGAGAAACAATGCCCCGTCTAGACAGCATATCAGCGATCGCCATGCACCGTGAACAAAGGTCGCTGGTACCTTGCACGACTCCAGATCCAGACAACCAGCTTCTTCGACCACCCATTCCGTTGGGGAAACGGTCCGCACATCACGCTAGCCAGTCCAATCTCGCCGAAACACCGCCCCAACCtctcgagcgaagctcgagcaaccagggtctggggcggagccccagccgccggaggcagtcccccctCCAAAATATCCAATATATTCAAGTAAATAGTAGCAGCAAAGGCTGATGGTTTGTCTTAGAAGTAGTGGGCCCATGTCGACTGGACGATATAAGCAGTGATGCCCAAACTCATCGAGGTGATGGTGGGTGTTTTGCTCGAGCCGGGAGCCGATGTGGTGGCCAGGTCGTAGTAGGGCCAGCAGCTGTTTTTGCCTGCTAAAACCAGAGGAACGAGGTGTCGGACCACCAGACCGGAAAGCGGATTTTCTGCAACCAGGTTCCCGATTCGATAGACTACGATGGAGGTGTCGTTGTTAGTTTGCACCACGGCCCGCTGTTTGCTTCCTGTATGGGGAACGAACTTGACGGGAATGTCCAGATTACTCATCAGATCGTTTTCCATAGCCAGGTAATGCTCCAAACTGATTCCCGAACGAGCGTTTTCAGAACAAGTGGCTCTTAGTGAACTTCGTTTTTGAAGTATTTGCGTGTCTTGTGGAGTGGACGCTCTTTTATTGAAAGATAGAAGCGACGATGCCATAGTGGCAATTTTTGGACGGGCTGGGTCTGACGAGTTGGAATTCTCCTGTTTTCGAAGCATTGCTCCGACTACCAGGTGTGTACAATTGCTCAGACGAGTGTCCTTGTCGTTATACCCAAGACCACCTCCGACAATTATATCCAGCACGATCCTGCTCTCACTGGTATTTGCGAACTGGAGCGCTTCAACCATTCTCCCCTCGTCTAAAAACTGCTGAACAAGCAACTCCCGAGGACAATTGACTGGCTGGTACCCCGGCATACCGCAACTGTTATCCATTCTCAATCCCAACACGCCCTCAGGACACTCGAGCTCGCTAATGGCCGGCAATCCCACAAACCCTCCTCGGCCCATTCTCGGCCCCTCATGAAACACCAGACTCACTACCGGCtcacaaacaaacaaaatcaacacACAAACCCTCAACAGAGCGAACAATCCCATTTTCGGCACGGTTCACAAACCACACCTCTCCCTCCACTCCTGATATCCCCCCGGTTTCCATAATCCAGGGTCTTCGATTATGCATCTGCACATTAGGGTCCGGGGtgcgtgcctccggcggctggggctccgccccagaccccgctgctcctctcgctgcgctcgagtcgggcatgGGGGGTCCCTGCTCAGGGCGATTCAGGGGGAAGTGCCTGACTGGGGTGTCGTTTTTGTATGGTGAGGATGCCTCAAAACCGGAATTTCCCGTACTGACCAGGTTCCCTCGCCCTCAGGGACCCCCctacgcccgactcgagcgcagcgagaggagcagcggggtctggggcggagccccagccgccggaggcaggcccccctGATCAGCGGACCCTGTTCCGTTTGCAGACCCgtcaccccctgagttttATGCACGAGtttattatcagcagcGATCGCGCGGCTAGCGTGCAGAGGTGAAAAATTTCGGATGATGGGCGTTTTGGCAGGACCGAGCTGCTTAGTCGAGGTTTGTTAGAGGGCCTGGGCGTGTGAATTTTTGGAACGATGAGACTGAGAGTTGGCGGACCGCTGGCTGTTGTCGGACGACCAGTTGTGAAATCGGTTTTGCCTCGAGTTGGCGCCGCGAAATGGGTTTCGTGTCGTATGAACTCGACTGCTCCTGCATCatatgatgaagagaaggGCATTCTCGACGAACTGGCTAAACAGAAAATCCAAAGTGATGATTTGAAACGACTCCAGGGAATGAGAAATATCGGTATCTCGGCACATATTGATTCGGGTAAGACCACGTTTACTGAACGTGTTTTGTACTACACAGGCCGGATCAAGGCCATTCACGAGGTCCGTGGTCGTGATAATGTCGGTGCCAAGATGGATTCCATGGCCTTAGAACGTGAAAAGGGTATCACTATTCAATCGGCAGCCACTTTCTGTGACTGGGAAAAAACCGAGGTCGATGGATCACAGTCGAATTACCATTTCAATTTAATTGATACTCCTGGTCACATTGATTTCACTATTGAGGTGGAACGTGCTTTGAGAGTGTTGGATGGTGCTGTTTTGGTTGTTTGTGCCGTGTCGGGTGTTCAATCGCAAACTATTACTGTAGACCGTCAAATGCGTAGATATAATGTTCCTCGCGTCACTTTTGTGAACAAGATGGATCGTATGGGTGCTAATCCTTGGAAGGCCATTGAACAGATCAACAGTAAACTGcgaattgctgctgctgctgtgcAAGTTCCTATTGGATCTGAGGATTCtcttgctggtgttgttgaCTTGATTCACGAACGTGCTTTAATTCACAAGGGTAAACAGGGTGAAACTATTGAAGTTGGTCCTGTTCCTGAAGAGTTGAAGGAACTGGTTGCTGAAAAGAGAGAATTGTTGATTGAGACTCTTGCTGATGTAGACGATGAAATTGCTAATATCTATTTGGAAGAAAAGACTCCTACACCTGAAGAGATCATTGCTGGTATTCGTAGAGCTACTATTGCTCGTAAGTTCACTCCTGTACTTATGGGATCTGCTTTGGCTAATAGAGGTGTTCAACCTGTTCTCGATGCTGTGTGTGATTACTTGCCTAATCCCAGTCAAGTGTTGAACACCGGTCTTGATATCGAGCAAGAGGAGAAACCAGTTCACTTGGCATCTTCTCAGAACTCGCCTTTTGTTGGTTTGGCTTTCAAGCTGGAAGAGGGTAAATACGGCCAATTGACTTATATCCGTGTGTATCAAGGTAAATTGAAAAAGGGCATGTACATCACAAATGTTCGTACTGGTAAGAAGACAAAGCTTGCTCGTTTGGCTCGTATGCATTCCGATGAGATGGAAGATATTGACGAGGCCGGAGCTGGTGAGATCTGTGCTACTTTTGGCGTCGACTGTTCTTCTGGAGACACCTTTTCCGACGGTAATAGTAAAATCACCATGACCTCGATGTACGTTCCCGATCCTGTTATTTCGCTTTCCATCACCCCTAAGAGCAAAGATTCGCCCAACTTTTCTAAAGCCATCAACCGTTTCCAAAAGGAAGATCCTACATTCACTGTCAAGTTCGACGGTGAGTCGAAAGAGACTATTATTTCTGGAATGGGTGAACTTCACTTGGAAATCTATGTTGAGAGAATGAAGCGTGAATACGGTGTTGAGTGTGTCACTGGTAAGCCCCAAGTCGCGTACCGTGAGACCGTCACACTTCCTGCTACTTTTGACTTTACACATAAGAAGCAatctggtggtgctggtcaaTATGCCAAGGTCATGGGAGAGTTATCTGCTACTAACAACGAGTCCAACGATTTCAGCACCGCTATTGTAGGAGGTAAGATTCCCGAGAAGTTCCTGTTTGCGTGTCAAAAGGGATTTGAGGACGCTGTTGAGAAGGGACCTCTTATCGGCCACAAGGTGCTTGGTGTGAAGATGCTCATCAACGATGGTGCTGTTCACGTTGTGGATTCCAGTGAAATGGCTTTCAGAACCGCCACCATGGGTGCCTTTAAAGACGCATTCATGAAGGGTCAACCGACCATTCTCGAGCCCATTATGGATGTATCCATCACCGCACCCTCAGAGTTCCAAAGCAACATCATCGGCCTGCTGAACAAGCGAATGGCCATGATCAACGACACCGAAATCGGTACCGACGAGTTCACCATCTCGGCCGAATGTTCGCTCAACTCCATGTTTGGCTTCGCGACCCACCTCCGAGCTGCCACCCAAGGCAAGGGCGAGTTCTCACTCGAGTTCAAGCACTACGCCCCCGCACCCATTCCTCTCCAAAAAGAGCTAATAGCCGAGTACGAGAAAAAACAGAAGGAAAAGGACAAGAAATAGTCCTCCTCTCCATGTAAATActgtaaataataatcacTGATAGACTTCACACGTGGtgtgggggtctgcctccggcggctggggctccgccccagaccctggttgctcctgcttcgcaggagtttgtgCTGGGATCCctgaagaaacgactcgagcgaagcgagaggagccacggggtctggggcagagccccagccgccggaggcacatcccctttacccctgagaagtCACGTGATGGAAAGAGAACGAGGAAGTGCAGGAAGTTCGCAAACGTGTTTTGTCACTTGTCCTCAGAGAATAGCACATTTTGGCAGAGTGATTCGGGTTCGGCGGATTTGGCGGAACcggatttttttgtattggACAGTCGGCGTTGTTTGGCGGTGCTTGTGAATTGTTAGGATTGAGCAGAATTGGGCTCCGAAGCATGTTTTTGGCGGTCTAAAAGTCGCTCTGTACACGGATAGCTTCTGCAGTTTAGAGGAGCGCGGAGTTTGTATTTATCGGATTTATTATaaaattttttcaaaatgtCACAGCCTATGAAAGGACTTGTGCAGTTCATTGCGGACTTGCGGAATGCGCGAGCCCGTGAAGTGGAGGTGAAAAGGGTCAATGCCGAGCTGGCCAACATTCGGACCAAGTTTCGCGACCCGAATCTAAATGGAtacaacaagaaaaagtatATCAGCAAActgatatatatgtatattttgGGTTATGAGATCGATATTGGTCATGTTGAGAGCGTCAGTTTACTGTCATCGACTAAATATTCCGAGAAACAGATAGGATATCTCGCAATTAGTCTGATGCTGAATGAAAACGACAGTTTACTGGACATGGTGGTCAATAGTGCTCGAAAGGATTTAGAGAGTTTGGATGAAATGCATACATGTTTAGCATTGAACTGTATCGCGACAGTAGGGGGGCGGTCAATTGGCGATGCCCTGTCCAACGACATTTTCAAActgctgatatcaccaacatcaccTGATTTCGTTAGGAAGAAAGCGGCTCTTACAATGTTGAGACTGTATCGGAAAAACCCCAATATTATAATGCCTGGGTGGGCAGACCGAATTGTTGCATTGCTTGACCACGAGGATCTGGGTGTCGCGACGTCGGTAGTGTCATTAGTAATCGCACTTGTTCAGGACAATCCAGAGGATTTTAAAATGTCGTATGGCAAGGCAGTAAGAAGATTACAGGCATTAGTATTTCAGAAAGAGTATTCTCCGGATTATGTGTATTACGAGGTGCCTGCTCCATGGCTGTTTATTAAATTATTCCGATTGCTTCAGTATTATCCTCCTACGACAGATGAGGCAGTAGAAGCAGCCATTCGCAAGGTTATTTTCAAGGTCGTTGACATGAATGCGGTGCCAGTAGAAAATATCCAGCAGAACAATGCACAAAATGCCGTGTTGTTTGAAGTGATCAATCTTGCTATTCATCTCGAGGTAGATGCTATATTACTGGATCGAATTGTAGATGCGTTAGGCAAGTTCCTCAAATCGAGCGAAACAAATGTTCGATACTTGTCACTTAATGCCATGGCCATTCTGGCTGCTCGATACGATACTGTACCTATTAGAAAACATATTCCTGCTGTGGTGAAATTCTTGCGAGACAAGGATATCTCGATTCGTCGAAAGGCAGTCGACCTTCTCTACTGTCTTTGCGACGGTACAAATGTCATTACTATAGTAGGAGAACTACTTAAATATCTCCAGTCGGCGGATTTCGCGCTTCGCGAGGAAATGGTTATCAGAATAGCTATTTTGGCCGAAAAGTATGCTACCGAATACCAATGGTATGTGGATACCAGCTTGCGACTGATTGCTATTGCTGGTAATCATGTCAGTGACGAGGTATGGACAAGAGTTATCCAGATTGTTGTTAATAATGAGGGCCTTCAAGTATACGCAGCACGAACTGTGTGTTCATATCTCAAACAACCCAATTGTAACGAAACCATGGTTAAAGTGGGTGGATATATCTTGGGTGAATATGGTCATCTGATAGCCGACGATCCAGGCCATTCGCCTATTGAACAGtttttgctgctgcacGATAAGTTTCCAAACTGTTCGTCGTTCACACGAGGTATCTTGCTGACAACATATGTGAAATTCGTCAACTTGTTTGTAGAAATCAAGCCTCAACTGGTACAAGTGTTTGAGTTCCACTCTACATCGATTGATTCAGAGCTTCAACAGCGAGCTTGTGAGTACTTGCGAATCGTCAACTCGCCCAACCCGACTTTATTACCAACTGTATGGGACGAGATGCCACCGTTCCCAGAGAGAACATCAGCATTGCTGACCCGGTTGCATCAGAAACACGTTATTTCCGAAGACAAACGAGTATGGGCACTGGGCAACAAACAAGCCCAAGTCGAGCGTGCTGCACTTAATCTTGATCAGAGAGGCAGTGCCAATTTACTATCGACACCACCAACCGGAGCACATGCTGTTAATGGAGATCAAAACGGAACTGCAGAATTCAAAGGAAATGGGCTTGTTCCTGCTGCCACTGGGGCTGCTGGAAGATCAggagcaccaccacctccacccGTACCAAGAAAAGGATCAGGTTCTACTGCAACAACTGGAAAAACCGAACCTCTGCTGTCATCCAACTGGGAAGAAGGGTATCGAAACCACCTGTCGTCAGTCAGTGGAATCTTCTATGAAGACTCACTCATCCAAATCGGACTCAAGTCTGAATACCGGCGTCATCTGGGCTGTGTCATTCTATACTTTAAAAATATCTCTGGAACGACTCTACAGTCATTATCTGTTGATCTGTCGAACCCAGCTGGAAACGATAAACTGAGTATAGCTACCAAAAACTTCCCGGAATCGACGATTCCACATAACGGGTCAACACAACAAGTGATCGTGATTGAAGCCAAGCAACCGTTTGAAGAATCACCACTAATCAAGATCACATACCTCGCAGGAACATTAAAAGTGCTGAACCTGAAATTGCCAGTGGTGATTGAAAAGTTTATGGAACCAGCCAATCTCAATGCCGACGAGTATTTCAAGCGATGGAACCAGATCGGAGGTGCACCACGCGAGGCACAAAAAGTGTTTAAAAACATTTCAGCATCCAGTGCCGACGGACAACTGGCACGAACTGCCGAAGACGATGCCAAAATCGTGTCGGGAATGCACTGGAGCATCCTCCGAGGAGTCGACAAAAATCCTGCCAACTTCATCGGCGGCTCAGTGCTCCACACGTCTGCCGGCGGCAATTTCGGCTGTCTTCTCCGCCTCGAGCCTGACAACGATAAAGTCATGTACCGCGTCACGGTCCGCGCCACCAACGAGGCTCTCCCCAGCATCCTGGCCAAGAACCTTACCATGGCCTACCAATTATGAACAGC from Sugiyamaella lignohabitans strain CBS 10342 chromosome D, complete sequence includes the following:
- the MEF1 gene encoding Mef1p (Mitochondrial elongation factor involved in translational elongation; GO_component: GO:0005622 - intracellular [Evidence IEA]; GO_component: GO:0005739 - mitochondrion [Evidence IEA,IEA]; GO_component: GO:0005739 - mitochondrion [Evidence IDA] [PMID 14576278]; GO_component: GO:0005739 - mitochondrion [Evidence IDA] [PMID 16823961]; GO_component: GO:0005739 - mitochondrion [Evidence IMP] [PMID 1935960]; GO_function: GO:0005525 - GTP binding [Evidence IEA,IEA]; GO_function: GO:0003924 - GTPase activity [Evidence IEA]; GO_function: GO:0000166 - nucleotide binding [Evidence IEA]; GO_function: GO:0003746 - translation elongation factor activity [Evidence IEA,IEA]; GO_function: GO:0003746 - translation elongation factor activity [Evidence ISA] [PMID 1935960]; GO_process: GO:0006184 - GTP catabolic process [Evidence IEA]; GO_process: GO:0032543 - mitochondrial translation [Evidence IMP] [PMID 1935960]; GO_process: GO:0070125 - mitochondrial translational elongation [Evidence ISA] [PMID 1935960]; GO_process: GO:0006412 - translation [Evidence IEA]; GO_process: GO:0006414 - translational elongation [Evidence IEA,IEA,IEA]), with product MRLRVGGPLAVVGRPVVKSVLPRVGAAKWVSCRMNSTAPASYDEEKGILDELAKQKIQSDDLKRLQGMRNIGISAHIDSGKTTFTERVLYYTGRIKAIHEVRGRDNVGAKMDSMALEREKGITIQSAATFCDWEKTEVDGSQSNYHFNLIDTPGHIDFTIEVERALRVLDGAVLVVCAVSGVQSQTITVDRQMRRYNVPRVTFVNKMDRMGANPWKAIEQINSKLRIAAAAVQVPIGSEDSLAGVVDLIHERALIHKGKQGETIEVGPVPEELKELVAEKRELLIETLADVDDEIANIYLEEKTPTPEEIIAGIRRATIARKFTPVLMGSALANRGVQPVLDAVCDYLPNPSQVLNTGLDIEQEEKPVHLASSQNSPFVGLAFKLEEGKYGQLTYIRVYQGKLKKGMYITNVRTGKKTKLARLARMHSDEMEDIDEAGAGEICATFGVDCSSGDTFSDGNSKITMTSMYVPDPVISLSITPKSKDSPNFSKAINRFQKEDPTFTVKFDGESKETIISGMGELHLEIYVERMKREYGVECVTGKPQVAYRETVTLPATFDFTHKKQSGGAGQYAKVMGELSATNNESNDFSTAIVGGKIPEKFLFACQKGFEDAVEKGPLIGHKVLGVKMLINDGAVHVVDSSEMAFRTATMGAFKDAFMKGQPTILEPIMDVSITAPSEFQSNIIGLLNKRMAMINDTEIGTDEFTISAECSLNSMFGFATHLRAATQGKGEFSLEFKHYAPAPIPLQKELIAEYEKKQKEKDKK
- the APL3 gene encoding Apl3p (Alpha-adaptin; large subunit of the clathrin associated protein complex (AP-2); involved in vesicle mediated transport; GO_component: GO:0030122 - AP-2 adaptor complex [Evidence IMP] [PMID 10564262]; GO_component: GO:0005935 - cellular bud neck [Evidence IDA] [PMID 19458192]; GO_component: GO:0030131 - clathrin adaptor complex [Evidence IEA]; GO_component: GO:0005905 - coated pit [Evidence IEA,IEA]; GO_component: GO:0016020 - membrane [Evidence IEA,IEA]; GO_component: GO:0030117 - membrane coat [Evidence IEA]; GO_component: GO:0005886 - plasma membrane [Evidence IEA,IEA]; GO_function: GO:0003674 - molecular_function [Evidence ND]; GO_function: GO:0008565 - protein transporter activity [Evidence IEA]; GO_process: GO:0006897 - endocytosis [Evidence IEA]; GO_process: GO:0006886 - intracellular protein transport [Evidence IEA]; GO_process: GO:0006886 - intracellular protein transport [Evidence IC] [PMID 10564262]; GO_process: GO:0015031 - protein transport [Evidence IEA,IEA]; GO_process: GO:0006810 - transport [Evidence IEA]; GO_process: GO:0016192 - vesicle-mediated transport [Evidence IEA]); the protein is MSQPMKGLVQFIADLRNARAREVEVKRVNAELANIRTKFRDPNLNGYNKKKYISKLIYMYILGYEIDIGHVESVSLLSSTKYSEKQIGYLAISLMLNENDSLLDMVVNSARKDLESLDEMHTCLALNCIATVGGRSIGDALSNDIFKLLISPTSPDFVRKKAALTMLRLYRKNPNIIMPGWADRIVALLDHEDLGVATSVVSLVIALVQDNPEDFKMSYGKAVRRLQALVFQKEYSPDYVYYEVPAPWLFIKLFRLLQYYPPTTDEAVEAAIRKVIFKVVDMNAVPVENIQQNNAQNAVLFEVINLAIHLEVDAILLDRIVDALGKFLKSSETNVRYLSLNAMAILAARYDTVPIRKHIPAVVKFLRDKDISIRRKAVDLLYCLCDGTNVITIVGELLKYLQSADFALREEMVIRIAILAEKYATEYQWYVDTSLRLIAIAGNHVSDEVWTRVIQIVVNNEGLQVYAARTVCSYLKQPNCNETMVKVGGYILGEYGHLIADDPGHSPIEQFLLLHDKFPNCSSFTRGILLTTYVKFVNLFVEIKPQLVQVFEFHSTSIDSELQQRACEYLRIVNSPNPTLLPTVWDEMPPFPERTSALLTRLHQKHVISEDKRVWALGNKQAQVERAALNLDQRGSANLLSTPPTGAHAVNGDQNGTAEFKGNGLVPAATGAAGRSGAPPPPPVPRKGSGSTATTGKTEPLLSSNWEEGYRNHLSSVSGIFYEDSLIQIGLKSEYRRHLGCVILYFKNISGTTLQSLSVDLSNPAGNDKLSIATKNFPESTIPHNGSTQQVIVIEAKQPFEESPLIKITYLAGTLKVLNLKLPVVIEKFMEPANLNADEYFKRWNQIGGAPREAQKVFKNISASSADGQLARTAEDDAKIVSGMHWSILRGVDKNPANFIGGSVLHTSAGGNFGCLLRLEPDNDKVMYRVTVRATNEALPSILAKNLTMAYQL